The following proteins are co-located in the Tachysurus vachellii isolate PV-2020 chromosome 17, HZAU_Pvac_v1, whole genome shotgun sequence genome:
- the adora2ab gene encoding adenosine A2a receptor b: MDSSVFSFYVILEILIAALAVAGNVLVCWAVSLNSNLQTITNYFVVSLAAADVAVGLLAIPFAIIISTGFCSHFHGCLFIACFVLVLTQSSIFSLLAIAVDRYIAIKIPLRYNSLVTNQRANGIICLCWILSVIIGLMPMLGWHMPSFSVTNVTDDTCSPGMTKCLFESVVSMDYMVYFNFFVCVLVPLVVMLVIYARIFMVARRQLRQMEHKTSFSHSEGSSSTSSSRSVLQKEVHAAKSLAIIVGLFAVCWLPLHIINCFTLFCPKCPRPPIWIMYIAIILSHANSVVNPFIYAYRIRDFRLTFRKIIRQHFLRRHDRLANRNTSTKISVIESSFTNMTNGKVPDCSAGKSLCTDRDLCTDRDLCTDRDSNSCQNDKNPECNISDLLPDQISNEIPSEIMLVKDCCVITNVRLSSISTRTKHVVKLTEVS, encoded by the exons ATGGATAGCAGTGTATTTTCCTTTTACGTCATCCTGGAGATACTGATTGCTGCACTTGCTGTGGCTGGAAATGTGCTGGTGTGCTGGGCTGTTAGCCTGAACAGCAATCTCCAGACCATCACCAACTACTTTGTGGTGTCCCTGGCAGCAGCTGATGTGGCCGTGGGCCTCCTTGCCATCCCATTTGCCATCATTATCAGCACAGGCTTTTGCAGTCACTTCCACGGATGCCTGTTCATTGCCTGCTTTGTCCTCGTGCTCACACAGAGTTCCATCTTCAGCTTGCTGGCGATCGCCGTCGATCGCTACATCGCCATCAAGATCCCACTCAG gtacAACAGCCTGGTGACGAATCAGAGAGCTAATGGCATCATCTGTCTGTGCTGGATCTTGTCTGTGATCATTGGTCTGATGCCGATGCTTGGCTGGCACATGCCCAGCTTCAGCGTCACCAATGTCACGGACGACACTTGTTCCCCCGGCATGACAAAGTGTCTGTTTGAGAGTGTGGTCTCAATGGACTACATGGTTTACTTCAacttttttgtctgtgttctCGTGCCATTGGTGGTTATGTTGGTCATCTACGCCCGGATCTTCATGGTGGCTCGTCGGCAGCTCAGGCAGATGGAGCACAAAACATCATTCAGCCACAGTGAGGGATCATCCTCGACCTCATCATCTCGCTCGGTGCTACAGAAGGAGGTCCATGCTGCAAAGTCTCTCGCGATCATTGTGGGACTGTTCGCTGTTTGCTGGCTTCCTCTGCACATCATCAACTGCTTCACCCTGTTTTGTCCGAAATGCCCGCGCCCACCGATCTGGATCATGTACATTGCCATTATTCTCTCACATGCAAACTCGGTGGTGAACCCCTTCATTTATGCCTACCGTATCCGAGACTTCAGGTTGACGTTTCGCAAGATTATACGGCAGCATTTCCTCAGGCGGCATGACAGGCTGGCCAACAGGAACACCTCCACCAAGATTAGTGTCATTGAATCATCCTTCACCAACATGACTAATGGCAAAGTGCCAGATTGCAGTGCTGGGAAAAGTCTTTGTACAGATAGAGACTTATGTACAGATAGAGACTTATGTACAGATAGAGACTCAAATTCCTgtcaaaatgataaaaatcCAGAGTGCAACATTTCTGATCTACTTCCTGATCAGATTAGCAATGAAATTCCTTCCGAGATTATGCTGGTGAAGGACTGCTGCGTTATCACTAATGTCAGGCTGAGCTCCATATCCACAAGGACTAAACATGTGGTGAAGCTTACAGAGGTCTCATGA